One genomic segment of Peribacillus sp. FSL H8-0477 includes these proteins:
- a CDS encoding acyl-CoA dehydrogenase, with protein MDFLYSEKTLKLREKLEQFMNEHVYPNEKTYLDQLNQGDSRWNSIPPIMSELTERAKKAGLWNLFLPESEYGAGLTNLEYAPLCELMGRSMIGPEVFNCSAPDTGNMEVLVRYGSDRQKLQWLQPLLNGEIRSCFSMTEPDIASSDAANIEARIEKEGDEYVINGRKWWSSGAGDPRCKIAIVMGKSDPNASRYEQQSMILVPLDTPGVTIERLLPVFGYDHAPHGHAEISFENVRVPAENIIWGEGKGFAIAQGRLGPGRIHHCMRLIGAAEQALETLCKRIQKREAFGKPLAKQGVILEWVADSRIEIEQARLLTLKAAYMMDTVGNKEAKAEIAMIKVVAPSMALRVIDRAIQALGGAGVSADFPLAAQWANARTLRLADGPDEVHRAQVAKLELKKYDSYKKVEA; from the coding sequence TTGGATTTTTTATATTCAGAGAAAACGCTTAAATTACGGGAAAAACTCGAACAGTTTATGAATGAGCATGTTTATCCAAATGAAAAAACGTATCTTGATCAGTTAAATCAAGGAGATTCTCGTTGGAATAGTATTCCGCCTATTATGAGTGAATTGACAGAAAGAGCGAAAAAAGCCGGATTATGGAACCTGTTTTTACCAGAAAGTGAGTACGGAGCAGGACTTACTAACCTTGAATATGCTCCACTATGTGAACTTATGGGTCGGTCCATGATTGGACCTGAGGTCTTTAATTGCAGTGCACCTGATACAGGGAATATGGAGGTTCTTGTTCGGTATGGGAGTGATAGGCAGAAGCTTCAATGGCTTCAACCGCTATTAAATGGGGAAATACGATCTTGTTTTTCAATGACTGAACCAGATATTGCTTCCTCAGATGCTGCGAATATTGAAGCACGCATTGAGAAAGAGGGCGATGAGTATGTAATAAACGGACGTAAGTGGTGGTCGTCTGGTGCTGGTGATCCGCGTTGCAAAATTGCGATCGTGATGGGTAAAAGTGATCCCAATGCTAGCCGTTATGAACAGCAATCCATGATTCTTGTTCCTTTGGATACACCTGGTGTGACAATTGAAAGGCTTCTCCCTGTTTTCGGTTATGATCATGCACCACATGGACACGCTGAAATATCTTTTGAAAATGTGAGAGTTCCAGCAGAAAATATTATTTGGGGAGAAGGAAAAGGTTTTGCTATCGCACAAGGCAGATTGGGACCTGGACGAATTCATCATTGCATGAGGTTAATAGGTGCTGCAGAACAAGCTCTAGAAACTTTATGTAAGCGGATACAAAAAAGAGAGGCCTTTGGAAAACCTTTGGCTAAGCAAGGTGTGATTCTTGAATGGGTGGCGGATTCTCGAATTGAAATTGAACAAGCAAGACTGTTAACCCTCAAAGCAGCTTATATGATGGATACAGTAGGTAATAAAGAAGCAAAAGCAGAAATTGCTATGATTAAAGTCGTTGCTCCATCGATGGCCCTACGGGTGATTGATCGAGCTATTCAAGCACTAGGAGGTGCAGGTGTATCAGCGGACTTCCCGCTTGCTGCTCAATGGGCAAATGCGCGAACACTGCGCCTCGCAGATGGACCAGATGAAGTGCATCGTGCACAAGTGGCTAAACTTGAGCTTAAAAAATATGATTCGTATAAGAAAGTTGAGGCCTAA
- a CDS encoding SDR family oxidoreductase: MKSLELFNLTGKTAIVTGGGRGLGEQIAMGLAEAGANIVLCSRKKSACDEVAIKIEELGVKALSLTCDVTKQEDIQQVIEETKRVFGSIDILVNNSGASWGAPVVDMPLEAWQKVLNTNVTGTFLMSQAAGRVMIEQGGGKIINIASTAGLGGSHPDILDAIGYNTSKGAIITFTKDLAVKWGQYNINVNAIAPGFFPTKMSRVIIEQEKDTLLRSTPLKRFGGDDDLKGAALFLASNASNYITGDCLIVDGGSHAG, encoded by the coding sequence ATGAAAAGTCTCGAGTTATTTAATTTGACAGGTAAGACAGCCATTGTAACGGGGGGAGGCAGAGGTTTAGGGGAACAAATAGCGATGGGGTTGGCTGAAGCTGGAGCAAATATTGTCCTTTGCTCCCGCAAAAAGTCCGCTTGTGATGAAGTTGCCATAAAAATTGAAGAGCTTGGTGTAAAAGCATTGTCACTAACATGTGATGTGACTAAACAAGAAGATATCCAGCAAGTCATTGAAGAAACCAAAAGAGTTTTTGGTTCAATCGATATCTTAGTTAATAACAGTGGTGCCTCATGGGGAGCTCCAGTTGTTGATATGCCCCTAGAAGCTTGGCAGAAGGTACTGAATACGAATGTAACGGGAACGTTCTTAATGTCTCAGGCTGCAGGAAGAGTCATGATTGAACAGGGCGGAGGGAAAATCATCAATATCGCTTCTACTGCAGGTTTAGGCGGATCCCATCCAGATATCTTGGATGCGATTGGCTATAACACATCCAAAGGAGCAATTATTACGTTTACAAAAGACCTGGCTGTAAAATGGGGTCAATATAACATTAATGTTAACGCGATTGCACCTGGATTTTTCCCAACAAAAATGTCTAGGGTCATCATTGAACAAGAAAAAGATACGCTGCTTCGTTCTACTCCATTAAAAAGATTTGGAGGAGATGATGATTTAAAAGGCGCCGCATTATTTTTAGCATCCAATGCATCCAATTATATTACCGGAGATTGTCTTATTGTGGATGGGGGCAGTCACGCGGGATGA
- a CDS encoding long-chain-fatty-acid--CoA ligase: MNEKVWLSKYTDSIEKEINIPDISLPQILLDRAQKYPQNAAITFYGRKITYKELYTASIAFAASLQRKGIQKGDRVAIMLPNCPQYVMAYYGALAAGAIITQINPMSVERELEYMLEDSGAETIVVLDGFYPLVKKVQPNVSLKNIIVVSLQPSDRDSSPDHSFDEFLKLGLGNFTPVELDTEHDIAVLQYTGGTTGRSKGAMLTHRNIFANVLQTYEFFKESTGIGNERFLTIIPLFHVFGMSSAMNYSIYTANDSIMLPRFDLEEVLNTIKKEQPTIFPGVPTMYVAINSHPRAEEYGINSIRVCNSGSAPMPIELLREFEKKTGSKIYEGYGLTEASPATHCNPMFAERKPGSVGIGFPSTDYKVVDLATGTEEVPVGELGELIIKGPQIMKGYWNMPQETAVSLKDGWLYTGDITRVDEEGYLYIVDRKKDLIIASGYNIYPRDVEEVLYEHPAVQEAVVIGVPDKYRGENVKAILVLKSGQSVDEVELIEFCRQNLAAYKVPNSIEFRSELPKTNVGKILRRALREEVIK, translated from the coding sequence ATGAATGAAAAAGTATGGTTATCAAAGTATACGGATTCTATTGAAAAGGAAATAAACATCCCTGACATCAGCTTACCTCAAATTCTCCTAGATCGAGCTCAGAAATATCCTCAAAATGCTGCAATCACTTTTTATGGCCGGAAAATTACCTATAAGGAATTATACACGGCTTCCATTGCGTTTGCCGCTTCCTTACAGCGTAAGGGCATTCAAAAAGGAGATAGAGTTGCTATTATGCTTCCGAATTGTCCACAGTATGTCATGGCTTATTATGGTGCTTTGGCAGCAGGGGCAATTATTACACAAATTAATCCGATGTCCGTTGAACGTGAGCTTGAATACATGTTAGAGGATTCAGGTGCCGAAACAATCGTTGTTTTGGACGGATTTTACCCTCTGGTTAAGAAGGTACAGCCTAATGTAAGTTTGAAAAATATAATTGTCGTAAGTCTCCAGCCTTCAGATCGTGATAGTAGTCCAGATCATTCTTTTGACGAATTTCTGAAACTTGGTCTTGGAAATTTCACACCTGTTGAACTAGATACGGAGCACGATATTGCTGTTTTGCAATACACAGGCGGGACAACAGGCCGCTCAAAGGGTGCTATGCTAACACATCGTAATATCTTTGCGAATGTTTTACAGACTTATGAGTTTTTCAAAGAGAGTACCGGAATTGGGAACGAACGATTTCTAACCATTATCCCTCTTTTTCATGTCTTTGGGATGAGCTCTGCTATGAACTATTCTATCTATACAGCCAATGATTCCATTATGCTGCCGCGTTTTGATTTAGAAGAGGTATTGAATACCATTAAGAAGGAGCAGCCAACGATCTTCCCAGGTGTTCCTACCATGTATGTAGCAATCAACAGTCATCCACGCGCTGAGGAGTATGGAATAAATTCAATTAGAGTCTGCAATAGTGGAAGTGCGCCAATGCCGATTGAGCTGCTTCGTGAGTTTGAGAAGAAGACAGGTTCAAAAATTTATGAAGGATACGGACTGACTGAAGCTTCTCCAGCTACACATTGTAACCCTATGTTCGCGGAAAGAAAGCCTGGAAGTGTAGGAATTGGATTTCCATCTACGGATTATAAAGTGGTTGATTTGGCCACGGGTACAGAGGAAGTCCCTGTTGGTGAACTAGGAGAATTAATTATTAAAGGACCGCAGATTATGAAAGGATACTGGAATATGCCTCAAGAAACTGCCGTGAGCTTGAAAGATGGATGGCTGTACACAGGTGACATCACTCGTGTTGACGAAGAAGGGTACTTATATATCGTCGATCGGAAAAAAGATCTCATTATTGCGAGCGGTTACAATATTTATCCGAGAGATGTAGAAGAAGTTTTATATGAACATCCTGCTGTACAAGAAGCGGTAGTCATTGGAGTTCCCGATAAGTACCGGGGAGAAAATGTGAAGGCGATTCTCGTTTTGAAATCCGGCCAATCGGTTGATGAAGTAGAACTAATCGAATTTTGCCGGCAAAACCTTGCTGCCTATAAAGTACCAAATTCTATAGAGTTCCGTTCGGAGCTTCCAAAAACGAATGTAGGAAAAATACTTCGAAGGGCTCTGCGTGAGGAAGTTATAAAGTAG
- a CDS encoding acyl-CoA thioesterase — MNEIQVSVRFSETDALGHVNNTSYFIYLEEARIKFFETVRAGLDEADCSFILASIKCDFINQAYFNQLLTVKTCVNRIGTKSFDLEQDIVCSQTNQLIGRSQSVLVNFDFKKQKSIVLSDSLREKLDKKIVIKN; from the coding sequence ATGAATGAAATTCAGGTAAGTGTACGATTTAGTGAAACTGATGCGCTTGGACATGTGAACAATACTAGTTACTTTATCTATTTAGAGGAAGCTAGGATTAAGTTCTTTGAAACGGTTCGTGCAGGACTAGATGAAGCCGATTGCTCCTTTATTCTTGCATCAATAAAATGCGATTTTATTAACCAGGCATATTTTAATCAATTATTGACGGTAAAAACATGTGTGAACAGAATAGGGACAAAAAGTTTTGATTTGGAACAAGATATCGTCTGTTCGCAAACAAATCAGCTGATAGGCAGGAGTCAGTCCGTATTGGTGAATTTTGATTTCAAGAAACAAAAAAGCATCGTTCTATCCGATTCTTTAAGAGAAAAGCTGGATAAAAAAATCGTAATTAAGAATTGA
- a CDS encoding phosphotransferase family protein — MQHPLTSDTAAVRLGEELPYKELELFLRSKLEHLPADILEVQQFPAGHSNLTYQLKMGKWEAVLRRPPHGPVAPKAHDMQREYKIISSLQPLFSPAPKPILFSNDQSIIGSPFFLMERKRGLVIDGTFPKGIEPTAEMNRRISEIMVSKLVELHAIPFQQTSLLEITKPEGFMERQVHGWIRRYERVKTDENPAVVPLAKWLTANIPKRHEFAVIHYDYKLNNMMFNEDFTSMEGLFDWEMATIGDPLADLGVALGYWIGKSDPTIIQNGPGRSVTMLDGFLDRSEFINLYARKSGRDVTHINFYLAFAFFKLAGICQQIFYRYKLGQTDDPRFASLNEYVNSLMIHGLSIIEGEL; from the coding sequence ATGCAGCATCCGCTTACGAGTGATACAGCAGCTGTTCGTTTGGGAGAAGAGCTGCCGTATAAAGAGTTAGAATTGTTTTTAAGAAGCAAGCTTGAACATCTGCCTGCCGATATACTCGAAGTTCAGCAGTTTCCAGCGGGCCATTCGAATTTGACGTACCAGTTGAAAATGGGTAAATGGGAAGCTGTGTTAAGAAGACCGCCGCATGGTCCAGTTGCACCAAAGGCACACGATATGCAAAGAGAATATAAAATTATATCGAGTCTTCAACCCCTTTTTTCACCTGCGCCTAAACCCATTCTTTTTTCTAATGATCAATCAATTATCGGGAGTCCCTTTTTCTTAATGGAAAGAAAAAGAGGCTTGGTAATAGACGGAACATTTCCCAAGGGTATAGAGCCAACCGCTGAAATGAATAGGCGGATTTCAGAAATTATGGTATCCAAATTAGTTGAACTACACGCTATTCCCTTTCAACAAACTTCTTTGCTTGAAATTACTAAGCCTGAGGGATTTATGGAACGCCAGGTGCACGGCTGGATTAGACGCTATGAACGGGTGAAAACGGATGAAAATCCCGCTGTTGTTCCACTTGCAAAGTGGCTGACAGCTAACATTCCTAAACGGCATGAATTTGCGGTCATTCATTATGATTATAAATTGAATAATATGATGTTTAACGAAGATTTCACCAGTATGGAAGGGCTTTTTGATTGGGAAATGGCAACAATTGGCGACCCCCTCGCTGACTTGGGAGTCGCACTGGGTTACTGGATCGGTAAGAGTGATCCAACAATTATTCAAAATGGACCCGGCAGATCGGTTACAATGTTGGATGGTTTTCTTGACCGAAGTGAATTTATCAATCTGTATGCAAGAAAAAGCGGTCGGGACGTCACACATATTAATTTTTACCTAGCCTTTGCTTTCTTTAAGTTGGCTGGAATTTGTCAACAAATTTTTTATCGATATAAATTGGGGCAAACAGATGATCCGCGATTTGCCTCGCTCAATGAATATGTAAATAGTCTGATGATTCATGGGTTATCGATTATTGAAGGTGAGCTTTGA
- a CDS encoding 2-phosphosulfolactate phosphatase produces the protein MAVRKVHVLMKKEDIHAEKIACNKVVVVLDILLATTSIVSALDNGAIQVIPVIDAEEGVRISQQIAADRFILAGELDAKPLEGFRYPNPLELNKEVKGKTLILSTTNGTIALRKSNAAGKVYISSLLNNFFVAQTTLKEDPEQTIVIVCSGNAGEVSLEDFYGAGHFVSCLLEQTSVSLKLSDAALSALSFYRGWQGDAAHALQSSKVGRLLYKHSREVLSFAADKGSVHMAPMLINGVITNTSGVELRTDRL, from the coding sequence ATGGCTGTAAGAAAGGTACATGTGTTAATGAAAAAAGAGGACATTCACGCAGAAAAGATCGCATGTAATAAGGTGGTAGTAGTCCTCGATATCCTTTTAGCTACTACTTCTATTGTCAGCGCACTAGATAATGGAGCTATACAAGTCATCCCCGTCATCGATGCAGAGGAAGGGGTGCGGATATCTCAGCAAATTGCAGCCGACCGTTTTATTTTAGCTGGAGAACTAGATGCAAAACCACTTGAAGGATTTAGGTATCCTAATCCGCTTGAACTCAATAAAGAGGTGAAGGGGAAGACATTAATCCTTTCTACTACGAATGGTACGATAGCACTTAGGAAAAGTAATGCAGCTGGAAAAGTATATATTTCAAGCTTGTTAAATAATTTTTTTGTAGCCCAAACGACTTTGAAAGAAGATCCTGAACAAACCATTGTCATTGTTTGTTCAGGAAATGCGGGTGAAGTAAGCCTTGAAGACTTCTATGGTGCTGGTCACTTTGTCTCTTGTCTGCTTGAACAGACATCTGTTAGCCTGAAACTTTCGGATGCCGCACTTTCCGCACTGTCTTTTTATCGTGGTTGGCAGGGAGACGCAGCTCATGCCTTGCAATCGTCTAAGGTAGGCAGGCTTTTGTATAAACACAGCCGTGAAGTATTGTCCTTTGCAGCTGATAAGGGAAGCGTACATATGGCTCCTATGCTCATCAATGGCGTGATTACAAATACGTCAGGTGTTGAGTTGCGTACAGATCGTTTATAA
- a CDS encoding quinone oxidoreductase family protein, with amino-acid sequence MKAIQFSRYGGPEVLEYIDVEKPKPADHEVLISVHTAGVNYADTARRRGQYVVPTSLPFIPGAEVAGIVTEIGAKVTRVQTGARVVSLIESGGYAEYAVANEDTVIELPNSTDFYQAAALPLQGLSAYHILKTMGRIEPEETVLIHAAAGGLGTIAIQLAKLFGAGKVIATASSPEKLQLAESMGADVLIDYTKADWDKKVMEATNGRGVDLGLEMAGGDTFRHTLKCLAPMGRVVVYGNASGVPYQFDPTKLMRRNQSVIGFFLPQIMKNQELLTSSMNELYTYAASGKLKLTIGDVYSLDQAAKVHEAFQLRKTLGKLIIEIKK; translated from the coding sequence ATGAAAGCTATTCAATTCAGTAGATACGGTGGTCCAGAAGTATTGGAATATATTGATGTAGAGAAGCCAAAGCCGGCTGATCATGAGGTGCTTATATCGGTTCATACAGCAGGTGTAAATTATGCAGACACAGCCAGACGCCGTGGGCAATATGTTGTTCCCACATCTTTGCCATTTATTCCAGGAGCAGAAGTTGCAGGAATTGTTACGGAAATTGGTGCTAAGGTTACGAGGGTTCAGACCGGTGCGAGAGTAGTCAGCTTAATTGAATCAGGCGGGTATGCGGAATATGCTGTGGCTAATGAAGACACGGTTATAGAATTGCCGAACAGTACTGATTTTTATCAAGCGGCTGCACTGCCTTTACAAGGTTTAAGTGCTTATCATATTCTAAAAACGATGGGACGTATTGAGCCTGAGGAAACGGTATTAATTCATGCCGCTGCTGGAGGTCTTGGCACTATTGCCATCCAGTTAGCTAAACTATTTGGAGCAGGTAAAGTAATTGCAACGGCAAGTTCACCTGAAAAACTTCAACTGGCAGAGAGCATGGGGGCAGACGTACTGATCGACTATACCAAAGCTGATTGGGATAAGAAAGTTATGGAGGCAACAAATGGACGGGGTGTTGATTTAGGGTTGGAAATGGCTGGTGGAGATACCTTTAGACATACACTTAAATGCTTGGCACCGATGGGTAGAGTTGTGGTCTATGGTAATGCCAGTGGTGTGCCATATCAATTTGACCCTACGAAGCTTATGCGTCGAAATCAATCAGTGATTGGCTTTTTTCTGCCGCAGATTATGAAAAATCAAGAACTGTTAACGTCGAGCATGAATGAATTGTACACCTATGCAGCTTCAGGGAAGCTAAAACTGACAATTGGCGATGTGTATTCCTTAGATCAAGCTGCAAAGGTCCATGAGGCATTCCAATTAAGAAAAACACTAGGCAAGCTAATTATAGAAATAAAAAAATAG
- a CDS encoding B12-binding domain-containing radical SAM protein codes for MKTIMCTLNAKYIHTSLSIRYLKAYAEPEFPVQLAEYTIKDPILNIVSDLYSKKPDVIGFSCYIWNIEETIKVIQALKKIQPDLCIILGGPEVTYDVTEWLERIPEVDFIVVGEGEITFKSLLAAIYGENDFSKIGGIAYRRDGKNVVHPQNGKLDLKSIPSPYRFEEDRAELGKRVTYIETSRGCPFSCQFCLSSIEVGVRYFDREKIKEDIRYLMDNGAKTIKFVDRTFNISRSYAMEMFQFLIDEHRKDVVFQFEITADIMRPEVIQFLNDNAPAGLFRFEIGVQSTNDQTNELVQRRQNFDKLSRTVTMVKEGKKIDQHLDLIAGLPEEDYHSFRKTFNDVFAMRPEELQLGFLKMLRGTGLRIRANDHQYIYSDHAPYEILANNVLSFDDIIRIKQVEDVLEKYWNDHRMNAAVEYLVTNVFSSPFDFFQEFGTYWEERGWSRIGHQLEDLFKRLYQFLEDKEIEDLDVVLGLMKYDYFKTHKYKPRKPWWEQSYNKLERSAVYSTVLEHPNRLGTDFLNLGLTEKEMYKHTMLEEVPFNLSQYLNTGELNRSQCTMLAYFDPSGIGTAVFSINK; via the coding sequence ATGAAAACCATTATGTGTACGTTAAATGCTAAATATATCCACACTAGTTTATCCATTCGCTATTTAAAAGCCTATGCAGAACCTGAATTCCCTGTTCAGCTAGCAGAATATACTATTAAGGATCCCATTTTAAACATCGTCAGTGACCTCTATTCTAAAAAACCGGATGTTATTGGGTTCAGCTGTTACATTTGGAATATCGAAGAAACCATTAAAGTTATCCAAGCTCTAAAAAAAATTCAACCAGACCTTTGTATCATTCTTGGTGGACCGGAAGTTACCTATGACGTAACAGAGTGGCTCGAGCGGATACCGGAAGTAGATTTCATCGTAGTTGGTGAAGGTGAAATTACCTTTAAGTCCCTTTTAGCTGCGATTTATGGAGAGAATGATTTTTCTAAAATTGGTGGAATCGCCTACCGACGCGATGGGAAAAACGTTGTTCATCCACAGAATGGTAAACTTGATTTGAAATCGATTCCTTCACCATATCGCTTTGAAGAAGATCGAGCTGAATTAGGTAAACGTGTCACCTATATTGAAACGAGCAGAGGGTGCCCATTCAGTTGTCAATTCTGTTTGTCGTCTATTGAGGTAGGTGTCCGCTACTTCGACAGGGAAAAGATTAAGGAAGATATTCGTTACTTAATGGATAATGGAGCAAAAACCATTAAATTTGTTGACCGGACCTTCAATATCAGTCGTAGTTATGCCATGGAAATGTTTCAGTTTTTAATTGATGAGCACCGCAAAGACGTCGTCTTTCAATTTGAGATTACCGCTGATATCATGCGGCCAGAGGTCATCCAATTTTTGAATGACAATGCACCTGCAGGATTGTTCCGTTTTGAGATTGGTGTTCAGTCGACCAATGATCAAACAAATGAACTGGTTCAACGCCGACAGAATTTTGATAAACTGTCTCGTACGGTTACGATGGTTAAAGAAGGGAAAAAAATTGACCAGCATTTGGATTTAATTGCCGGCCTTCCTGAAGAAGATTACCATTCTTTCCGTAAAACCTTTAACGATGTGTTTGCCATGCGTCCTGAAGAACTACAGCTAGGCTTTTTAAAAATGCTTCGGGGCACTGGTTTACGAATTCGTGCCAACGATCATCAGTATATATACAGTGATCACGCACCCTATGAAATTTTAGCGAATAATGTTCTATCATTTGATGACATTATCCGTATAAAACAGGTTGAAGATGTGTTAGAGAAATACTGGAACGATCATCGAATGAATGCTGCTGTAGAGTATCTCGTCACAAATGTCTTTTCGTCACCATTTGATTTCTTCCAAGAATTCGGAACATATTGGGAAGAGAGAGGCTGGTCGAGAATTGGTCACCAATTAGAAGATTTATTCAAGAGGCTCTATCAATTTTTAGAGGATAAAGAAATTGAAGATTTAGATGTGGTCCTCGGACTAATGAAATATGACTATTTCAAAACGCATAAGTATAAACCTAGAAAACCTTGGTGGGAACAATCCTACAATAAGCTGGAGCGTTCAGCAGTTTATTCTACTGTATTAGAACATCCCAACAGGCTTGGAACAGATTTTCTCAACCTCGGCTTAACAGAGAAAGAGATGTATAAGCATACCATGCTAGAAGAAGTACCTTTCAATTTATCACAGTATTTAAATACTGGTGAATTAAACAGAAGCCAATGTACAATGCTTGCTTATTTTGATCCGTCAGGGATTGGAACAGCCGTTTTCTCAATAAATAAATAA
- a CDS encoding FadR/GntR family transcriptional regulator, which yields MDYKKIKSKKIYEQVADAIFESIKNGQLKPGEKMDSIERLAENFQVGRSAIREALSALRSMGLIELKQGEGTYVKEYDSTIALHTSILMTKQDILHLLEVRKILETGAAASAAAKYEIGDEIPIEQAYRDMKNARGNQALGEEADLLFHLEIAKASKNPLLVDLMHQVSGMMIETMRETRRIALFGTETTINQINEEHVEIIKAIKAKDSHAARSAMMEHLENVEKVLTHFLDTQK from the coding sequence ATGGATTACAAGAAAATTAAATCTAAGAAAATATATGAGCAGGTTGCCGACGCAATTTTTGAAAGTATCAAGAACGGACAGCTTAAACCGGGAGAAAAGATGGATTCAATAGAGCGGTTGGCGGAAAACTTTCAGGTCGGTCGTTCTGCCATACGGGAAGCGCTGAGTGCGCTGCGCTCGATGGGGTTAATTGAATTAAAGCAGGGTGAAGGGACCTATGTTAAGGAATATGATTCTACTATAGCCTTACATACATCGATCTTAATGACGAAACAGGATATCCTGCATTTATTAGAAGTGAGGAAAATTCTTGAAACAGGTGCGGCTGCATCTGCTGCTGCTAAATACGAAATAGGTGATGAAATTCCAATTGAACAGGCTTATCGTGACATGAAAAATGCGAGAGGAAATCAAGCGCTCGGAGAAGAAGCTGATTTATTATTTCATCTGGAAATTGCTAAAGCATCGAAAAATCCACTATTAGTAGATTTAATGCATCAGGTTTCTGGAATGATGATTGAAACAATGAGAGAAACAAGAAGAATTGCCCTGTTTGGCACAGAAACAACTATTAATCAAATTAATGAGGAACATGTAGAAATCATCAAGGCAATTAAAGCTAAGGATTCACACGCTGCAAGGTCAGCCATGATGGAACATTTAGAGAATGTGGAGAAAGTACTGACTCACTTTCTTGATACCCAAAAATAA
- a CDS encoding (Fe-S)-binding protein, protein MKVTLFSTCLVDMFQSNVGKATVELLERLGCVIEFPESQVCCGQPAYNSGYVNEAKEPMKRMIETFKDAEYIVTPSGSCAAMFKEYPHVFKGDEKWEQKAISIAERTYELSQFIVDVLKIEDVGARLEGTAAYHTSCHMTRLLHVTDAPFTLLKHVKGLEVVPLPGAHNCCGFGGTFSVKMGQISEQMVDEKVMNISGTKADYLIGGDAGCLINIGGRIERKGMPIKSMHLAEVLNSR, encoded by the coding sequence ATGAAAGTGACCCTGTTTTCTACATGCCTAGTTGATATGTTTCAGTCCAATGTTGGGAAAGCAACAGTAGAGTTACTTGAACGCTTAGGATGTGTGATCGAGTTTCCAGAATCACAGGTTTGCTGTGGACAGCCAGCGTATAACAGCGGATATGTTAATGAAGCTAAAGAACCTATGAAGCGGATGATCGAAACCTTTAAGGATGCTGAATATATTGTTACTCCTTCAGGGTCATGCGCAGCGATGTTTAAGGAATATCCGCATGTTTTTAAAGGTGATGAAAAGTGGGAGCAAAAGGCGATATCAATCGCTGAACGGACGTATGAACTATCACAATTTATTGTAGATGTATTAAAAATAGAAGATGTTGGAGCAAGACTAGAGGGGACAGCCGCCTATCATACATCCTGTCATATGACTCGTCTTCTCCATGTGACAGACGCTCCGTTTACCTTGCTTAAACATGTGAAGGGGCTTGAAGTGGTTCCATTGCCTGGTGCACATAATTGTTGTGGATTCGGAGGTACGTTTTCAGTGAAAATGGGACAGATTTCCGAACAGATGGTTGATGAGAAGGTGATGAATATCAGTGGTACAAAAGCAGATTATCTCATTGGCGGTGATGCCGGCTGCTTAATCAATATTGGCGGACGTATTGAGCGAAAAGGAATGCCAATCAAGTCTATGCATCTCGCTGAAGTACTGAACAGTCGTTGA